One Paraburkholderia kururiensis DNA window includes the following coding sequences:
- a CDS encoding ABC transporter permease, which translates to MSDTAIRIEAGTRALRTARLSARLNAVLWRLAPWLLPASLFVLWSEGSAHGWIAPQILPPPEAVYRSLADLAASGDLWRNTLVSLQRVLLGFSAGALTGFAIGAALGLSRGLEAWILPGFNAIVQIPVLGWLPFLLLLVGVGEPLKYLLIAHAALVPVTLSTLQGFRQVPEALDEVARVFGYGRWQRIVHVVLPAAVPTLATGVRLAFTKSWLALVVVELVASSEGLGYLIVYGRQLFQLDLVMAAVVIVGAVGFVINRLLDALEAHLRRGQPSAFRE; encoded by the coding sequence GCTTTCTGCACGCCTGAATGCCGTGCTGTGGCGGCTCGCGCCGTGGCTGTTGCCAGCCTCGCTGTTCGTGCTCTGGAGCGAAGGCAGCGCGCACGGCTGGATCGCGCCGCAGATCCTTCCCCCGCCCGAAGCCGTCTATCGGTCGTTGGCCGATCTCGCCGCCAGCGGGGACCTTTGGCGCAACACCCTCGTGAGTCTGCAGCGCGTGCTGCTGGGTTTCAGCGCTGGCGCGCTAACCGGTTTCGCGATCGGCGCGGCGCTCGGGCTTTCGCGCGGCCTGGAAGCCTGGATCCTGCCGGGCTTCAACGCCATCGTGCAGATTCCCGTGCTCGGCTGGCTGCCGTTTCTATTGCTGCTGGTCGGGGTTGGCGAGCCGCTCAAGTATCTCCTGATTGCTCATGCGGCGCTTGTGCCCGTCACATTGAGCACGTTGCAAGGCTTCCGCCAGGTGCCGGAGGCGCTCGACGAGGTGGCGCGCGTTTTCGGCTACGGGCGCTGGCAACGTATCGTGCATGTTGTTCTACCGGCCGCGGTACCCACGCTCGCAACCGGCGTACGGCTGGCCTTCACGAAGTCGTGGCTCGCGCTCGTGGTGGTGGAACTGGTGGCGTCGTCCGAAGGCCTGGGCTATCTGATCGTCTATGGGCGGCAACTATTTCAGCTCGATCTGGTTATGGCCGCGGTCGTGATCGTCGGGGCCGTCGGCTTTGTAATCAACCGGCTGCTCGACGCACTGGAGGCGCATCTGCGTCGTGGCCAACCTTCGGCGTTCCGCGAGTGA
- a CDS encoding ABC transporter permease — protein MNPRSAPANAARKAYTPDLRGLVLPLIACAIWWVFAAQRGPHSGLLVSPAQVLHTAWDQVSSGALVRALGASLAREACGFLIGTAGGLLLGVTLGFSRIAARVIGPSFDTFKQISLFAWIPLISVWFGLGDAAKVVFLSLAALLPVAAHTCDGIHAVPRQYVEVARALCYTRGQLARHVILPAALPSIFTGLYLGLIYSWLATLGAEYLLVAGSGIGNTLIDGSEQFRMDLVLFGIVVVGVTGWALNAAARALERKILARRGDARV, from the coding sequence ATGAACCCCCGTTCCGCACCCGCCAACGCTGCGCGCAAAGCCTATACCCCCGATCTGCGCGGGCTGGTGTTGCCGCTCATTGCCTGCGCGATCTGGTGGGTATTCGCCGCTCAGCGCGGGCCTCATAGCGGCCTGCTCGTGAGTCCCGCCCAGGTGCTGCATACCGCATGGGACCAGGTGTCGAGCGGCGCGCTCGTGCGAGCCCTCGGCGCTTCGCTTGCGCGCGAAGCCTGCGGCTTCCTGATCGGGACCGCAGGCGGACTGCTGCTCGGCGTGACGCTAGGGTTTTCACGCATCGCTGCGCGCGTCATCGGCCCGAGCTTCGATACCTTCAAGCAGATCTCGCTGTTCGCGTGGATTCCACTCATTTCCGTCTGGTTCGGGCTGGGCGACGCCGCCAAGGTGGTGTTTCTCTCGCTCGCGGCGCTGTTACCCGTGGCGGCGCACACCTGCGACGGCATTCATGCTGTGCCGCGCCAGTACGTGGAAGTTGCGCGTGCCTTGTGCTATACGCGCGGGCAACTGGCGCGGCATGTGATCTTGCCCGCCGCCCTGCCGTCGATATTCACGGGCCTCTATCTTGGGCTGATCTATTCGTGGCTCGCGACACTCGGCGCGGAATACCTGCTGGTCGCCGGCAGCGGTATCGGCAATACCCTCATCGACGGCAGCGAGCAGTTCCGTATGGATCTGGTCCTGTTTGGCATTGTGGTGGTGGGTGTGACGGGCTGGGCATTGAACGCCGCGGCGCGCGCGCTCGAACGCAAGATATTGGCGCGGCGCGGCGATGCGCGAGTCTGA
- a CDS encoding ABC transporter ATP-binding protein produces the protein MPPTSTLSDSLDIQHVGKRYVQRDSALTILDDISLHVRAGEFVSIVGPSGCGKSTLLRLIAGLDTDYVGEIRAGAEMVRGTSLERGIVFQDHRLFPWLTVEQNVATALRNARLSMREKRTAVAAHLELVGLSDFAQSWPHQLSGGMAQRVAIARGLVNRPRVLLLDEPFGALDAQTRARMQNELQRIWAQERITMILVTHDVEEAIWLSDRVVTLDTRPGRIRRVVDVELPRPRRRDSPAFVGLRQSVLADLGDPADVGDETLLVSPAVPVDQWKLAW, from the coding sequence ATGCCCCCCACCAGCACACTGTCCGATTCACTCGATATCCAGCATGTCGGCAAGCGGTATGTTCAGCGCGACAGCGCGCTCACCATACTCGACGACATTTCCCTGCACGTACGCGCGGGGGAGTTCGTGAGCATCGTCGGACCGAGCGGCTGCGGTAAATCTACGCTGCTGCGGCTGATTGCAGGGCTCGACACCGACTATGTGGGCGAGATCCGTGCGGGCGCTGAAATGGTGCGCGGTACCTCGCTGGAACGCGGCATCGTCTTCCAGGATCACCGCCTGTTTCCGTGGCTTACGGTCGAGCAGAACGTGGCGACTGCGCTGCGCAACGCGAGGCTCAGCATGCGCGAGAAGCGCACGGCGGTTGCCGCGCATCTCGAACTGGTCGGCCTGAGCGATTTTGCGCAGTCATGGCCGCATCAGCTCTCGGGCGGCATGGCACAGCGCGTGGCGATCGCGCGCGGGCTCGTCAACCGGCCGCGTGTGCTGTTGCTGGATGAGCCCTTCGGTGCGCTCGACGCACAGACCCGCGCACGCATGCAAAACGAGTTGCAGCGGATCTGGGCGCAGGAGCGTATTACGATGATTCTGGTCACGCACGACGTGGAAGAAGCCATTTGGCTCAGTGATCGCGTCGTCACCCTCGATACCCGGCCGGGTCGCATCCGGCGCGTGGTGGACGTCGAGCTGCCGCGTCCGCGGCGCCGCGACTCGCCGGCGTTCGTTGGCCTGCGCCAGTCCGTGCTCGCCGATCTCGGCGATCCCGCCGACGTTGGTGACGAGACGCTCCTCGTCTCGCCTGCTGTCCCGGTCGATCAATGGAAACTCGCCTGGTAG
- a CDS encoding TauD/TfdA dioxygenase family protein, which translates to MSDLHAGITSAASHHGPHSGREAARAATPLTLRRVAGRIGAQIDGVRLGATLDDATFAAIEAALLEHKVLFFRGQQHLDDEAQEAFARRFGEAVAHPTVPSASGSQRLLELDSLHGARANSWHTDVTFVDAYPKVSILRAVVIPPVGGDTVWANTAAAYAHLPEPLRALADTLWALHTNAYDYASSHAHADDAQLKRYREVFTSIVYETEHPVVRVHPQTGERTLVLGHFVQRFKGLSAQDSTRLLQSFHEHVTQLENTVRWSWQEGDVAIWDNRATQHYAINDYGDARRIVRRATVQGDVPVSIDGRRSVALKGPNVALQ; encoded by the coding sequence ATGTCCGATCTTCACGCAGGAATTACGTCTGCCGCATCCCATCATGGCCCCCACTCCGGGCGCGAAGCCGCACGTGCCGCCACGCCGCTGACGCTGCGCCGGGTAGCGGGACGCATCGGCGCGCAGATCGACGGGGTGCGGCTGGGTGCAACGCTGGATGACGCCACGTTCGCCGCGATCGAAGCCGCGCTGCTGGAACACAAGGTCCTGTTCTTTCGCGGCCAGCAGCATCTGGACGACGAAGCGCAGGAGGCCTTCGCGCGCCGCTTCGGCGAAGCCGTGGCCCATCCGACCGTACCCTCCGCAAGCGGTAGCCAGCGACTGCTCGAACTCGATTCGTTGCACGGTGCAAGGGCGAACTCCTGGCACACCGACGTGACCTTCGTCGACGCCTACCCGAAGGTCTCGATCCTGCGAGCTGTGGTGATCCCTCCTGTCGGCGGCGACACGGTCTGGGCCAATACCGCCGCCGCTTACGCGCATCTGCCCGAGCCATTGCGCGCGCTGGCCGATACGCTGTGGGCGTTGCACACCAACGCCTACGATTACGCGTCTTCTCACGCTCACGCCGACGACGCGCAGCTCAAGCGCTACCGCGAGGTCTTCACCTCGATTGTGTACGAAACCGAGCACCCCGTCGTGCGCGTGCATCCGCAAACGGGCGAGCGCACGCTCGTACTCGGCCATTTCGTGCAGCGATTCAAGGGACTTTCTGCGCAGGATTCGACGCGCCTGCTGCAGTCGTTCCACGAGCATGTCACGCAACTGGAGAATACTGTGCGCTGGAGCTGGCAAGAGGGCGATGTCGCGATCTGGGACAATCGCGCCACACAACACTATGCGATCAACGACTATGGCGATGCGCGCCGGATCGTACGGCGCGCCACCGTGCAGGGGGACGTGCCGGTAAGCATCGACGGCCGCCGCAGCGTCGCCCTCAAGGGGCCGAACGTCGCGCTGCAATGA
- a CDS encoding TetR/AcrR family transcriptional regulator gives MNNAAPSITPRATRTQHERSTAARGALINATLACLAEVGLAKASISEICQRAGLSRGALLHHFPHKNELLVAAYVAWISGKLDALEQRIETGASVRDEVRVWRAQMRETFPMTQEFYGALRSDADLRERFNAALLTHSIGDDMSHHPANTRIDQSPVPWLTRYVIACFIRGLCLQELFVRDASVPDQAFEHFIEMLSTHIEGPLALKPLPMP, from the coding sequence ATGAATAACGCCGCTCCGAGTATCACACCACGCGCCACGCGCACGCAACACGAACGCAGCACGGCGGCGCGCGGTGCGCTCATCAACGCCACGCTCGCCTGCCTCGCAGAAGTCGGTCTCGCCAAGGCGTCGATCAGCGAAATCTGCCAGCGCGCGGGCCTTTCGCGCGGCGCCCTGCTTCATCACTTTCCCCACAAGAACGAACTGCTGGTGGCTGCATACGTGGCGTGGATCAGCGGCAAACTCGACGCACTCGAACAGCGCATCGAAACTGGCGCCAGCGTGCGCGATGAAGTCCGCGTCTGGCGCGCACAAATGCGCGAGACGTTTCCGATGACGCAGGAGTTCTACGGCGCGCTGCGCAGCGACGCCGATCTGCGCGAGCGCTTCAACGCGGCGCTGCTCACGCATTCGATCGGCGACGACATGAGCCACCATCCGGCCAATACGCGCATTGACCAGTCGCCGGTGCCGTGGCTCACGCGTTACGTGATCGCGTGTTTCATTCGCGGACTGTGCCTGCAGGAGCTCTTCGTACGCGATGCGTCGGTTCCCGACCAGGCTTTCGAGCACTTCATCGAAATGCTGAGCACGCACATAGAAGGCCCGCTCGCGCTCAAGCCTTTG